The following proteins are co-located in the Limisphaerales bacterium genome:
- a CDS encoding deoxyhypusine synthase family protein produces MTGPISKFIQRHYRHFNAATLGDAAEGYARLLEGGGKMFVTLAGAMSTAELGLSLAEMIRRDKVHGICCTGANLEEDLYNLVAHDFYERVPHYRDLTPADEQALLDRHLNRVTDTCIPEEEAMRRIEHAVLALWQEAQTQGERHFPHEYLYRLLNEERVKAHYQIDPRDSWLVAAAEKNLPLFVPGWEDSTLGNMFVGHCLVGDLDFNVVRSGTEYMGALADWYLQTTMGQSVRECAESQADTETLPAKGGPCAAQESTVGFFQIGGGIAGDFPICVVPMLHQDLSLECPCWAYFCQISDSTTSYGSYSGAVPNEKITWGKLEPNTPKFVIESDATIVAPLMFAHVLGW; encoded by the coding sequence ATGACCGGTCCCATCAGCAAATTCATTCAGCGCCACTACCGCCATTTCAACGCGGCTACGCTGGGGGACGCGGCGGAGGGTTACGCGCGGTTGCTGGAGGGCGGCGGCAAAATGTTTGTTACATTGGCCGGCGCAATGAGCACGGCGGAGTTGGGGTTGTCGCTGGCGGAGATGATTCGGCGCGACAAAGTGCACGGCATTTGCTGTACGGGCGCCAATCTTGAGGAGGATTTGTATAACCTTGTTGCGCACGATTTTTATGAGCGCGTGCCGCATTATCGCGACCTCACGCCGGCGGACGAACAGGCGTTACTTGACCGTCATCTCAATCGGGTTACCGACACCTGCATTCCCGAAGAGGAAGCCATGCGCCGCATTGAACACGCCGTGCTGGCGCTTTGGCAGGAGGCGCAGACGCAGGGTGAGCGGCATTTCCCGCACGAATACCTGTATCGCCTGCTCAACGAAGAGCGAGTGAAGGCGCATTACCAGATTGATCCGAGGGACTCCTGGTTGGTCGCTGCGGCGGAGAAGAATCTGCCGCTTTTTGTGCCCGGCTGGGAAGACTCCACGCTGGGCAACATGTTCGTGGGGCATTGTTTGGTCGGTGACCTGGATTTTAATGTCGTTCGTTCCGGCACAGAGTACATGGGGGCGTTGGCCGATTGGTATTTGCAAACCACCATGGGCCAGTCCGTGCGCGAGTGCGCCGAATCGCAGGCCGATACCGAAACCCTGCCCGCCAAGGGCGGCCCTTGCGCAGCGCAGGAAAGCACCGTGGGGTTCTTTCAAATCGGCGGCGGCATTGCGGGCGATTTTCCGATTTGCGTGGTGCCGATGCTCCATCAAGATCTCAGCTTGGAATGCCCTTGCTGGGCGTACTTCTGCCAGATCAGCGATTCCACCACCAGTTACGGCAGCTATTCCGGCGCCGTGCCCAATGAGAAAATCACTTGGGGCAAGCTCGAGCCGAACACGCCCAAGTTTGTCATCGAAAGCGACGCCACCATCGTGGCTCCACTCATGTTCGCCCACGTGCTGGGCTGGTAA
- a CDS encoding SEL1-like repeat protein, with the protein MKQVIVFFGLVCAGIVWGAEAPDHAKLQARAAKGDAASQFELAHALYWAKGVDRDLEASAKWANRAAKAGNAKAQFLHATQLFLAHGVEGDSKAAIKLLVLAGPGIEKAALQGDAHALYISAQLYFRGCNSVNQFEADIVLARKRLKMSAEKGHLDAVYLLGLDIFNQYKKSPKDPINTPKLAAQWFLRAAELGHPYAAEILGDLLYSDLMGPRKPKEAARWLKQSAELGLGKSQFLYARLLESGDLGEANQQLALKWYRRAAMQGHKTSQEILVEKYYHGKSVEKDFEQSYMWLTLLERQGNSPPNTLKIKQTITTELTADQQLAVLQRANALKIQRTPVTENNSLGLMGCSIRTQLSIREELFEWRIDKGDAGAALVLGMEYLDRAQQLTLRHGQLQNVAAQMARQGTEVARLKAQELMLRAAQDETDANKLYADSRRLLTIAAENDFVDAQHNLAALYLLGMGTPKNPELTAKWYERAAKQMDAEAMSRLAGLYVEGDFLKKNLPRAFELYQALADTGDAPAQNNLATMYLEGSASGQDLPKAEEYFRKSARQGHSEAQQNLGTFLLQGHSKKGIDYVESVKWFTLAARQGNARAQIALSAAYHYGDGVAKKDSRLAYEWLLIAGEGFLREAQKTKTPNYLNAIRMNLELVAQKKREVAAGLSSKEIEAAGERAKKFVAINLYNPNQTATGDPKATLAKANQGDSEAQYQLGMLHLKGLNGPADLVQAYKWLTLAKDAGHATAGAELDTLSQSMKNPQIIAAKRLARKFKPVKPEQK; encoded by the coding sequence ATGAAACAGGTAATAGTTTTTTTCGGGCTGGTGTGTGCCGGAATAGTTTGGGGTGCAGAGGCTCCCGATCATGCCAAGCTGCAAGCCCGCGCGGCCAAAGGCGATGCGGCGTCGCAATTCGAATTGGCCCATGCGCTGTACTGGGCCAAGGGCGTCGACCGTGATTTGGAAGCCTCCGCCAAATGGGCCAACCGCGCTGCCAAAGCCGGCAATGCCAAAGCTCAGTTTTTACATGCCACACAATTGTTTTTGGCTCACGGAGTTGAGGGGGACTCAAAGGCGGCGATTAAATTGCTGGTCCTAGCCGGCCCCGGCATCGAAAAAGCCGCGCTGCAGGGCGATGCCCATGCGCTCTATATCTCGGCGCAGCTTTATTTTCGGGGATGCAATTCAGTCAACCAATTTGAGGCGGACATTGTGCTGGCCCGTAAACGCCTCAAAATGTCGGCCGAGAAAGGGCATCTCGATGCGGTTTACCTGCTGGGATTGGATATATTTAATCAATACAAAAAATCACCGAAGGATCCCATCAATACCCCGAAACTGGCCGCCCAATGGTTTCTTCGCGCCGCGGAGTTGGGCCATCCATATGCCGCGGAAATATTGGGTGATCTGTTGTATTCGGATTTGATGGGCCCCCGCAAACCCAAGGAGGCGGCGCGTTGGCTCAAGCAGTCGGCGGAACTCGGTTTAGGAAAATCCCAGTTCCTTTATGCCCGTTTGTTGGAAAGTGGTGACTTGGGTGAGGCCAATCAACAATTGGCTTTGAAATGGTATCGCCGGGCAGCGATGCAGGGGCACAAAACTTCACAGGAAATTCTGGTTGAAAAATATTACCACGGAAAATCCGTGGAAAAAGATTTTGAGCAATCTTATATGTGGCTCACCCTTCTGGAACGACAGGGCAATTCTCCTCCCAATACACTCAAAATTAAACAAACCATCACCACCGAACTCACGGCGGATCAGCAGCTGGCCGTACTGCAACGTGCCAATGCGTTAAAAATTCAACGCACTCCCGTGACTGAAAACAATTCGTTGGGCCTGATGGGCTGCTCAATCCGCACGCAACTATCAATTCGGGAAGAATTATTTGAGTGGCGCATTGATAAAGGCGATGCCGGTGCGGCTTTGGTGTTGGGCATGGAATATTTAGACCGCGCGCAACAATTGACCCTTCGACATGGCCAATTGCAAAACGTGGCCGCTCAGATGGCGCGACAAGGCACAGAGGTCGCCCGACTCAAAGCACAGGAATTAATGCTTCGCGCGGCTCAAGATGAAACCGATGCCAACAAATTATATGCCGATTCAAGACGTCTGTTAACAATCGCCGCTGAGAACGATTTTGTGGATGCTCAACATAATTTGGCCGCACTGTACTTATTAGGGATGGGCACCCCAAAAAACCCGGAATTGACGGCGAAATGGTACGAGCGAGCCGCAAAACAAATGGATGCCGAAGCCATGTCCAGACTGGCTGGATTGTACGTGGAAGGGGATTTTTTGAAAAAGAATCTTCCGCGCGCCTTTGAGTTGTATCAGGCATTAGCGGATACAGGAGATGCGCCCGCCCAGAACAACCTTGCTACGATGTATTTGGAAGGCTCCGCAAGCGGGCAGGATTTGCCCAAGGCGGAAGAATATTTCCGAAAATCAGCGCGGCAGGGGCATAGTGAAGCCCAACAAAATCTCGGCACATTTTTGTTGCAAGGCCATTCGAAAAAGGGGATCGATTACGTTGAGTCGGTGAAGTGGTTCACACTGGCGGCCCGACAGGGAAACGCCAGGGCACAAATTGCCTTGAGCGCCGCGTATCATTATGGCGATGGCGTTGCCAAAAAAGATTCACGGCTAGCCTATGAATGGCTGCTCATTGCCGGTGAAGGATTTTTGAGAGAAGCTCAAAAAACCAAAACCCCTAACTATCTCAATGCAATCAGGATGAACCTCGAATTGGTTGCACAGAAGAAACGTGAAGTGGCGGCGGGACTTTCCAGTAAAGAAATCGAAGCCGCTGGAGAACGGGCCAAAAAATTCGTGGCCATCAATCTGTATAATCCGAATCAGACCGCAACGGGCGATCCCAAAGCTACGCTAGCCAAGGCTAATCAAGGCGATTCCGAGGCCCAATATCAGCTTGGCATGTTGCACCTCAAAGGACTCAATGGCCCGGCCGACTTGGTGCAGGCTTACAAATGGCTCACCCTGGCCAAGGATGCCGGCCATGCAACTGCCGGAGCGGAACTCGATACCCTCAGCCAATCCATGAAGAACCCGCAAATTATCGCGGCTAAACGGCTTGCCCGAAAGTTTAAACCGGTGAAGCCGGAACAAAAATAA
- a CDS encoding protein kinase: MPTAIIKLVAHKGGQLLVSYDLVPGEFPIGRDPACPITLDSPEVSRQHANLTITPDRCLLEDTGGKFGTLIDGRQIAGPVTIQPGQSFSIGKIVVTLHAIPAADTPPAALPHRYERVRHLAKGGMGEIHLAHDRQLQRHVALKLMTPEVAASASLARRFTQEALVLGRLDHPHIVPIHDLGVDAAGQNYYAMKYVRGTTLKDVLNGLRQGQSNVVDRYPLHQLLRIYQKICDAVAYAHAKGIIHRDLKPANIMLGEYGEVFVMDWGLAKIINQAEEPMPPSGENEGTRYGTVMGTPGFMAPEQAEGRLEAINQRTDIYSLGAILYHILALRPPFTSGGPEVLEKVKAGQITPLTKLADQPNAAVLVHCPERSVPEALAAVAMEALQRDAAKRYPAVEALQRDVAAWQSGYAPSAEHAGRLRQFRLSIRRNGPLAAAASIIVLLGVAVGWQHLRHQHHRSEDAARLQRTAPICHKQAGDLIAQGNFPGALATARLAHELDPQPAHTHRLARVHLALMQPAEAAAVLKSMNEPHPFGARALKLSQELIRDFNQFNKGALPLHAMSRVHQWQTHQRLGPDARHTAALMEREKLAVWQRGVAAMKQIGLSGRLQRDAFGYLRINLSGTQTRDLKPFAGLPISSLNLWRTRVNDLRPVKGMPLHELYLAYTAVDDLTPLAGLPLQSLTIAFAPVDDLNPLTGTPLVYLHLSGTQVNSLAPLKDMPLRTLHLDRTPVTDLKPLAGLPIRELRLDGCEQLRDLTVLSQCTNLEVLVLPREHGEIDFLRNLPRLKRLSYHFDADASKMETVEQFFRTRRLATKR, from the coding sequence GTGCCAACTGCCATTATTAAACTGGTAGCCCATAAGGGCGGTCAGTTGCTGGTCTCGTATGACCTCGTCCCGGGCGAATTCCCAATCGGCCGCGATCCCGCGTGCCCCATTACGCTCGACAGCCCGGAGGTTTCCCGCCAACACGCCAATCTCACTATAACCCCCGACCGCTGCCTGCTCGAAGACACCGGCGGAAAATTCGGCACGCTCATCGATGGCCGCCAAATCGCCGGCCCCGTTACCATCCAGCCCGGCCAATCCTTTTCCATCGGCAAAATTGTCGTCACCCTTCACGCAATCCCTGCCGCCGACACGCCCCCCGCCGCCCTGCCCCATCGCTACGAACGGGTCCGCCATCTCGCCAAGGGCGGTATGGGCGAAATCCATCTTGCGCACGACCGCCAACTCCAACGCCACGTGGCGCTTAAACTAATGACCCCCGAGGTCGCTGCCTCCGCCAGCCTCGCGCGGCGCTTCACCCAGGAAGCGCTTGTCCTTGGGCGGCTTGACCATCCGCACATCGTCCCCATCCACGACCTCGGCGTGGACGCCGCCGGCCAAAACTATTACGCGATGAAATACGTCCGCGGCACCACCCTCAAAGACGTGCTCAACGGCTTGCGCCAAGGGCAATCCAATGTGGTCGACCGTTATCCCCTCCATCAGCTGCTGCGGATTTACCAAAAAATTTGTGATGCCGTTGCCTACGCTCACGCCAAAGGCATCATCCATCGCGACCTCAAGCCCGCCAACATTATGCTCGGCGAGTACGGCGAAGTCTTCGTGATGGACTGGGGCCTTGCCAAGATTATCAACCAGGCCGAAGAGCCCATGCCGCCTTCCGGCGAAAACGAAGGCACCCGCTATGGAACCGTCATGGGCACCCCGGGCTTCATGGCCCCCGAGCAAGCCGAAGGCCGGCTCGAAGCGATCAACCAACGCACCGACATCTATTCGCTTGGCGCAATCCTATACCACATCCTTGCCCTGCGCCCGCCCTTCACCAGCGGCGGGCCCGAGGTGTTGGAAAAAGTCAAGGCTGGCCAAATCACTCCCCTCACCAAACTCGCCGACCAACCTAACGCCGCCGTACTCGTCCACTGCCCCGAGCGCAGCGTGCCCGAAGCATTGGCCGCCGTGGCAATGGAGGCGCTGCAACGCGATGCCGCAAAGCGTTACCCCGCCGTAGAAGCCCTGCAACGCGACGTGGCCGCATGGCAATCGGGCTACGCTCCCAGCGCCGAACACGCCGGGCGATTGCGCCAATTCCGCCTGTCCATCCGCCGCAACGGGCCGCTTGCCGCTGCCGCCAGCATCATCGTGCTGCTCGGGGTCGCGGTGGGTTGGCAACATTTACGCCATCAACATCATCGCAGCGAAGATGCCGCCCGCCTCCAGCGCACCGCACCGATTTGCCACAAGCAAGCGGGCGACCTTATCGCGCAGGGCAACTTCCCCGGCGCACTGGCCACCGCCCGATTGGCGCACGAGTTGGACCCCCAACCCGCCCACACCCATCGCCTCGCCCGCGTACACCTCGCCCTCATGCAACCGGCCGAGGCCGCGGCGGTATTAAAATCGATGAACGAGCCGCATCCTTTCGGTGCGCGTGCGCTAAAGCTCAGCCAGGAGTTGATTCGTGATTTCAATCAATTCAACAAGGGCGCCCTGCCCCTGCACGCGATGAGCCGTGTGCACCAATGGCAAACCCATCAACGCCTCGGCCCCGATGCCCGCCACACGGCTGCGTTGATGGAACGCGAGAAGCTTGCCGTCTGGCAACGCGGGGTCGCCGCAATGAAACAGATCGGCCTTTCCGGACGTTTGCAGCGGGATGCGTTTGGATATTTGAGGATCAATCTTTCCGGCACCCAAACCCGTGACCTCAAGCCGTTTGCGGGACTGCCAATCAGCTCGCTTAACCTGTGGCGTACGCGCGTGAACGATCTCCGTCCGGTGAAAGGGATGCCGCTGCATGAGCTGTACCTCGCCTACACGGCAGTGGACGACCTCACCCCACTCGCGGGGTTGCCGCTGCAATCGCTCACCATCGCCTTCGCACCAGTGGATGATTTGAATCCGCTGACGGGTACGCCGCTGGTGTACCTGCACCTCAGCGGCACGCAAGTAAACTCACTCGCACCACTCAAAGACATGCCGCTGCGCACACTGCATTTAGACCGCACGCCGGTGACGGACCTCAAGCCGCTGGCCGGATTGCCAATCAGGGAACTGCGCCTCGATGGCTGCGAACAACTGCGCGACCTCACAGTGCTTTCTCAGTGCACCAATCTGGAGGTGTTGGTACTGCCGCGCGAGCACGGGGAGATTGATTTCCTGCGCAACCTGCCCAGGCTCAAACGCCTTTCGTATCATTTTGACGCGGACGCATCGAAGATGGAAACCGTGGAACAATTCTTCCGTACTCGCCGACTGGCCACGAAGCGCTAG
- a CDS encoding SDR family oxidoreductase: MNQIDLSNRNAIVTGGARGIGYAIARRLLQSGARVSLWDIDPQATAEAKASLSEHGTVETQPVELTDADAVVAATENTIAALGHIDILCNNAGIAGGNYPTWEYPVEEFRRVIDVDLNAVFLCCRTVVPHMRDRGYGRIINTASIAGKEGNPNASAYSAAKAGVIALTKSLGKELATDGIRVNCITPAVIQTEILEQCTQEHIDYMLSKIPMSRFGEVDEAAAMVAWLASEDCSFTTGGVFDLSGGRATY, translated from the coding sequence GTGAACCAAATCGATCTTTCCAATCGAAACGCCATCGTCACCGGTGGCGCCCGCGGCATTGGCTATGCTATCGCCCGGCGACTCCTCCAATCCGGCGCCCGCGTCAGCCTTTGGGACATCGACCCCCAAGCCACCGCTGAAGCCAAGGCATCGCTGTCCGAACACGGCACTGTCGAAACTCAACCCGTCGAGCTCACCGATGCTGACGCCGTCGTTGCCGCCACCGAAAACACCATCGCCGCGCTCGGCCACATTGATATCCTCTGCAACAACGCCGGCATCGCAGGCGGCAACTATCCTACTTGGGAATACCCCGTCGAAGAATTTCGCCGCGTCATCGATGTGGACCTCAACGCCGTGTTTCTCTGCTGCCGAACCGTCGTGCCGCACATGCGCGACCGCGGCTACGGGCGCATCATCAACACCGCCTCTATCGCCGGCAAAGAAGGCAACCCCAACGCCAGCGCCTACAGCGCCGCCAAGGCGGGCGTCATCGCCCTCACCAAAAGCCTCGGCAAAGAACTCGCCACCGACGGCATCCGCGTCAACTGCATCACCCCCGCCGTTATCCAAACCGAGATCCTCGAACAATGCACCCAAGAGCACATCGACTATATGCTCAGCAAAATCCCGATGAGCCGGTTCGGCGAAGTCGACGAAGCCGCCGCAATGGTCGCATGGCTCGCCAGCGAGGATTGCTCGTTCACCACGGGTGGCGTATTTGACCTTTCCGGCGGACGAGCGACCTACTAA
- a CDS encoding ABC-2 transporter permease, with translation MELIRQPVFLLLFTLSVIVCLLLAATPYFGFGGTGIDVVNFDVKMVKDGALTVMLISGLFAAVICASTSLAKEISSGTAMVVLSKPVGRMHFVVGKFLGVAGALTVGTYLNLLAVLLASRMGYDAYGNPDIVGVLTILGFMALAYVAAGFLNYFLRKPFVPTCVTLLVVLLTLGFLTVCAMDKQRAWWVVDSGEDMNAGFMDIWVFTDAAGTDSRGEALGAEEKDEFAAGVDWGIIQLSLLILFALWLLSALALLCSTRLSWLPTMSICSGVFLVGLMSDYLLGRTAEGGGMIHSGEYVIWNPPGNQAGTHSVFRLKPRGIRRLAGMEFLVKMNVNGPATPKDKQLVDGVLTLDVTTDDGQIKIEYEELKTKLDGVLKLRWNEPLERKMIQIGRLLLPGEFPGNSMELKLAGEIREEINNRSAELEQDEAKKDLLIEFRILDDQVTTEVVPGHLALWIMPEHGTLTKLDASVDEEVTVARGAVWAKILYVLVPNWQLFWLSDSVGVEAEELSSRRDLEAAKVEAGKTGDRVDMTQNVKVQKRADISYREGQVPWKYILTSLIYVVVYVGVMLSGALMLFENRELA, from the coding sequence ATGGAGTTGATACGGCAGCCTGTCTTTTTGCTGTTGTTTACCCTATCCGTGATTGTGTGTTTGTTGCTGGCGGCGACTCCGTATTTTGGTTTTGGCGGAACGGGCATTGACGTTGTTAATTTCGATGTAAAAATGGTGAAGGACGGCGCGCTGACGGTGATGCTGATTTCGGGTCTGTTCGCTGCGGTCATTTGTGCGTCGACTTCATTGGCGAAGGAAATTTCCTCGGGCACAGCCATGGTGGTGCTTTCCAAGCCGGTGGGCCGCATGCATTTTGTGGTGGGCAAATTTCTTGGCGTGGCCGGCGCGCTGACCGTGGGCACTTATCTGAATCTCCTCGCCGTATTGCTGGCCAGCCGCATGGGCTATGATGCCTACGGGAATCCGGATATTGTCGGGGTACTCACCATTCTCGGTTTCATGGCGTTGGCTTATGTTGCTGCGGGCTTTTTGAATTATTTTTTACGCAAACCCTTTGTGCCCACCTGCGTGACGTTATTGGTGGTGTTGCTCACCCTTGGGTTTCTCACCGTGTGTGCGATGGATAAACAACGGGCTTGGTGGGTGGTGGATTCCGGCGAGGATATGAACGCGGGATTTATGGACATTTGGGTATTCACAGACGCAGCCGGCACCGATTCCCGCGGGGAAGCGTTGGGTGCAGAAGAGAAAGACGAGTTTGCCGCCGGTGTGGATTGGGGTATAATTCAGCTCAGCCTGCTCATCCTCTTTGCCTTGTGGTTACTCTCGGCGCTTGCGTTGTTATGTTCTACTCGACTTTCGTGGCTACCAACGATGTCCATCTGTTCAGGGGTATTTTTAGTGGGGCTGATGTCTGATTATTTATTGGGCCGCACGGCGGAAGGCGGGGGAATGATCCATTCCGGCGAATATGTAATTTGGAATCCACCAGGAAATCAGGCCGGCACGCATTCAGTGTTCAGGCTCAAGCCGCGCGGGATCCGGCGATTGGCGGGTATGGAATTCCTTGTGAAAATGAATGTAAATGGTCCCGCCACACCCAAAGACAAGCAGCTGGTCGATGGGGTGTTGACGCTGGATGTGACCACGGATGACGGCCAGATTAAGATCGAGTACGAAGAGCTCAAGACGAAGTTGGATGGGGTGCTGAAACTCCGTTGGAACGAGCCGCTGGAGCGCAAAATGATTCAAATTGGCCGGTTATTGTTGCCCGGAGAATTCCCCGGAAATTCGATGGAACTCAAACTGGCCGGTGAAATTCGCGAGGAAATCAACAACCGAAGCGCCGAATTAGAGCAAGATGAGGCGAAAAAAGACCTGCTGATTGAGTTTCGCATTCTGGATGATCAGGTGACGACTGAAGTGGTGCCCGGCCATTTAGCCCTGTGGATTATGCCTGAACACGGCACCCTCACCAAACTGGATGCCTCGGTGGATGAGGAAGTGACCGTGGCTCGGGGTGCTGTATGGGCGAAAATCCTTTACGTTTTAGTGCCAAACTGGCAGCTTTTTTGGCTCTCAGATTCTGTGGGCGTGGAAGCTGAAGAGTTATCCAGCCGCCGCGATTTGGAAGCGGCCAAGGTTGAGGCCGGCAAAACTGGCGATCGGGTGGACATGACCCAGAACGTAAAAGTTCAGAAACGGGCAGACATTAGTTACCGCGAAGGTCAGGTGCCTTGGAAGTACATTTTAACCTCACTAATATATGTGGTGGTTTATGTTGGCGTGATGCTTTCGGGTGCGCTGATGTTGTTTGAGAATCGAGAATTAGCCTGA
- a CDS encoding sel1 repeat family protein, whose product MRAVGLILLLALTADLPAADLAALRKQAAAGDAKAQYQLGEILHEARVVARDLDAARRWTTQAADQGHARAQYRLASMRLLGEGGTRDAQAGMALFKKCLPALTQEAQAGQADAQGKLGILFARGVGVEQDADAAAQWFFKAAKQGNIKAQADLASAYLTGQGVEANPTKAGEWFTRAAQKGFGPAMIHLAALELQGRGRRQNLKVGKQWLMKATAVKHPGDAERARTLLERLANQAPRLLPDMDTLHARADQGGIEAQIELARRYETGSGLPVDSAQTVKWYLRAIRLGSAEAAHRLGGMFALGRGVKKDPARAARFWNLSARLGYAAAQIDWGVMCAKGEGSPRNPAQAYYWFIVARRHVDDPKQIETLAQLQTLASTELTPDEVFDIPQDAANFLAPKALTLRKAMAMAEYGDGAAQFKLGQALAEGTGLEKNVAEAFVWFSLAAKQKVNAAGKARDALKLSEKEKAIAEKKIKSFKPLPPPKAN is encoded by the coding sequence ATGCGCGCGGTCGGCCTTATTCTGTTGTTGGCGCTGACGGCCGATCTGCCCGCGGCTGATCTTGCGGCCCTGCGCAAACAGGCTGCCGCCGGCGACGCCAAGGCTCAATATCAATTGGGCGAAATCTTACATGAAGCCCGGGTCGTGGCGCGCGATTTGGATGCCGCCCGCCGATGGACCACTCAAGCCGCCGATCAAGGTCATGCCCGGGCGCAGTATCGGTTGGCTTCCATGCGACTGCTCGGCGAAGGTGGCACGCGCGATGCGCAGGCGGGGATGGCCCTTTTCAAAAAATGTTTACCCGCACTCACCCAAGAAGCTCAGGCCGGACAGGCCGATGCGCAAGGGAAGCTCGGCATTCTTTTTGCCCGCGGCGTGGGTGTGGAACAGGATGCCGACGCCGCGGCACAATGGTTTTTCAAAGCCGCGAAGCAGGGCAACATCAAGGCTCAGGCTGATTTGGCCAGTGCCTATCTCACCGGACAGGGAGTCGAGGCCAATCCCACCAAGGCGGGCGAATGGTTTACCCGTGCCGCGCAGAAGGGATTTGGGCCGGCCATGATTCATCTTGCCGCGTTGGAATTACAGGGCCGCGGTCGGCGGCAAAATTTGAAGGTCGGCAAACAATGGCTAATGAAAGCCACCGCCGTGAAGCACCCCGGCGATGCCGAACGCGCGCGCACGTTGCTGGAGCGCTTGGCCAATCAGGCGCCGCGTCTGTTGCCCGATATGGATACCCTTCATGCCCGCGCCGACCAGGGCGGGATTGAGGCTCAAATTGAATTAGCCCGTCGCTACGAAACCGGTTCGGGTCTTCCGGTTGATTCCGCTCAAACGGTGAAGTGGTATCTTCGCGCCATCCGGTTGGGCTCGGCGGAGGCCGCGCATCGGCTGGGCGGCATGTTCGCGTTGGGGCGCGGGGTGAAAAAGGATCCTGCGCGGGCCGCACGGTTTTGGAATCTCTCCGCCCGTCTGGGCTATGCCGCCGCACAGATTGACTGGGGCGTGATGTGTGCAAAAGGCGAAGGCTCGCCGCGCAATCCGGCTCAAGCTTACTACTGGTTTATCGTTGCCCGTCGGCACGTGGACGATCCCAAGCAAATTGAAACCCTCGCCCAACTGCAAACCCTCGCTTCCACCGAACTGACGCCGGACGAAGTGTTCGACATCCCGCAAGACGCAGCAAACTTCCTGGCGCCCAAAGCACTGACCCTGCGTAAGGCGATGGCGATGGCGGAGTACGGCGATGGTGCGGCGCAGTTTAAACTGGGTCAGGCATTGGCCGAAGGCACCGGATTGGAAAAAAATGTGGCGGAGGCCTTCGTCTGGTTTTCATTGGCCGCAAAACAAAAAGTAAACGCTGCCGGCAAGGCGCGGGATGCGCTGAAACTTTCGGAAAAAGAAAAGGCGATTGCGGAGAAAAAAATAAAATCCTTTAAGCCACTGCCCCCCCCGAAGGCGAACTAG
- a CDS encoding divalent-cation tolerance protein CutA yields the protein MHHIIFTTAPDLEVARRLARDVIENRLAACANLVPGVESHYRWEGKVCKESEVLMVLKTTGEQLPALEAFVLAEHPYDTPEFVAQTIEAGSARYLDWISRCVGPEGNL from the coding sequence ATGCACCACATTATTTTTACCACTGCGCCCGATCTTGAGGTGGCTCGTCGTTTGGCGCGGGACGTGATAGAAAACCGGCTGGCGGCGTGTGCGAATCTTGTGCCCGGTGTGGAATCGCATTATCGGTGGGAGGGCAAAGTGTGTAAGGAATCTGAGGTGTTAATGGTGCTCAAGACTACGGGGGAACAGTTGCCGGCGCTTGAGGCATTTGTCTTGGCGGAGCATCCATATGACACGCCGGAGTTTGTGGCGCAAACCATCGAAGCAGGTAGTGCGCGGTATTTGGATTGGATTTCCAGATGTGTCGGGCCGGAGGGCAACCTGTGA